Proteins co-encoded in one Bos taurus isolate L1 Dominette 01449 registration number 42190680 breed Hereford chromosome X, ARS-UCD2.0, whole genome shotgun sequence genomic window:
- the CAPN6 gene encoding calpain-6, producing the protein MGPPLKFFKNQKYQELKQECIRDGRLFCDPTFLPENDSLFYNRLLPGKVIWKRPQDICDDPRLIVGNISNHQLTQGRLGHKPMVSAFSCLAVQECHWTKTIPNYKEQEWDPRKIDKYAGIFHFRFWHFGEWTEVVIDDLLPTINGDLVFSFSTSMNEFWNALLEKAYAKLLGCYEALDGLTTSDIIVDFTGTLAETVDMQKGRYTDLVEEKYKLFKELYKTFTKGGLICCSIEFPDQEEQEVETDWGLLKGHTYTMTDIRKIRLGERLVEVFSTEKLYMIRLRNPLGRQEWSGPWSEISEEWQQLTAADRKNLGIVMSDDGEFWMSLEDFCRNFHELNVCRNVNNPLFGHKELESVVGCWTVNDDPLMNRSGGCYNNRDTFLQNPQYIFTVPEDEHKVIMSLQQKDLRTYRRMGRPDNYIIGFELFKVELNRKFRLHHLYIQERAGTSTYIDTRTVFLSKYLKKGNYVLVPTMFQHGRTSEFLLRIFCEVPVQLRELTMDMPKMSCWNLARGYPKVVTQITVHSAEGLEKKYDNETVNPYLIIKCGKEEVRSPVQKNTVHAIFDTQAIFYRRTTDIPIIVQVWNKRKFCDQFLGQVILDADPSDCRELKSLYLRKKGGPTAKVKQGHISFKIISSDDLTEL; encoded by the exons ATGGGTCCTCCTCTGAAGTTCTTCAAAAACCAGAAGTACCAGGAACTGAAGCAGGAATGCATCAGGGATGGTAgacttttctgtgatccaacctTCTTGCCTGAGAACGATTCACTTTTCTACAACCGACTGCTTCCTGGAAAGGTGATATGGAAACGTCCCCAG GACATCTGCGATGACCCTCGTCTGATTGTGGGCAACATCAGCAACCACCAGCTGACCCAAGGGAGACTGGGGCACAAGCCAATGGTCTCTGCATTTTCCTGTTTGGCTGTTCAGGAGTGTCACTGGACAAAG ACAATCCCCAACTATAAGGAACAGGAATGGGACCCtcgaaaaatagataaatatgctGGGATATTTCACTTCCGGTTCTGGCATTTTGGAGAATGGACTGAGGTGGTGATTGATGACTTGCTGCCCACCATCAATGGAGATCTTGTGTTCTCCTTCTCCACCTCCATGAATGAGTTTTGGAATGCCCTGTTGGAAAAAGCTTATGCCAA GCTCCTTGGCTGTTATGAAGCCCTTGATGGTCTGACCACCAGTGATATCATTGTGGATTTCACTGGCACATTGGCTGAAACTGTTGACATGCAGAAGGGAAGATACACTGATCTTGTTGAGGAGAAGTACAAGCTGTTTAAAGAACTGTACAAGACATTTACCAAAGGAGGTCTGATCTGTTGCTCCATTGAG tttcctgaccaggaggAACAAGAAGTTGAAACTGATTGGGGTCTGCTGAAGGGCCATACCTACACCATGACTGATATTCGCAAGATCCGCCTTGGAGAAAGACTTGTGGAAGTCTTCAGTACTGAGAAGCTGTATATGATTCGTCTGAGGAACCCCTTGGGAAGACAGGAATGGAGTGGCCCCTGGAGTGAGAT TTCTGAAGAGTGGCAACAACTGACTGCAGCAGATCGCAAGAACCTGGGGATTGTCATGTCTGATGATGGAGAGTTTTG GATGAGCCTAGAGGACTTTTGCCGCAACTTCCATGAACTCAATGTCTGCCGCAATGTGAACAACCCACTTTTTGGCCACAAGGAGCTGGAGTCGGTGGTGGGATGCTGGACTGTGAATGATGATCCCCTAATGAATCGTTCAGGAGGCTGCTATAACAACCGTGATACCTTCCTGCAGAACCCCCAG TACATCTTCACTGTGCCAGAGGATGAGCACAAGGTCATCATGTCTCTACAGCAAAAGGACCTGCGCACTTACCGCCGCATGGGAAGACCTGACAATTACATCATCGGCTTTGAGCTCTTCAAG GTGGAACTGAACCGCAAATTCCGCCTCCACCACCTCTACATTCAGGAGCGTGCTGGGACCTCCACTTACATCGACACACGCACCGTGTTTCTGAGCAAGTACCTGAAGAAGGGCAACTACGTGCTGGTCCCAACCATGTTCCAGCACGGCCGTACCAGCGAGTTCCTCCTGAGAATCTTCTGTGAAGTGCCTGTCCAGCTCAG GGAGCTGACTATGGACATGCCCAAGATGTCCTGCTGGAATCTGGCTCGTGGCTACCCCAAGGTTGTCACCCAGATCACAGTGCATAGTGCTGAGGGCCTGGAGAAGAAGTATGACAATGAAA CTGTAAACCCATATTTGATCATCAAGTGTGGAAAGGAAGAAGTCCGTTCTCCTGTCCAAAAGAACACCGTTCATGCCATTTTTGACACCCAGGCCATTTTCTACAGAAGGACCACTGACATTCCTATTATAGTTCAG GTATGGAACAAGAGAAAGTTCTGTGATCAGTTCTTGGGCCAGGTTATCCTGGATGCTGACCCCAGTGACTGCCGTGAACTAAAGTCCCTGTACCTGCGTAAGAAGGGTGGCCCAACCGCCAAAGTGAAACAAGGCCACATCAGCTTCAAGATTATTTCGAGCGATGACCTCACTGAGCTCTAA